In the Kwoniella mangroviensis CBS 8507 chromosome 3, whole genome shotgun sequence genome, one interval contains:
- a CDS encoding phosphoadenosine phosphosulfate reductase yields MTNSEILTPQYTPEEIEKFNLELENKSPQDILRWAIDNLDGLYQTTAFGLTGTAALDMISKMSQEREEIHLVPLIFIDTLHHFPETLQLSQTASENYLAELHTYKPQGADTAEEFAVKYGEKLWETDEASYDYLVKVEPAARAYKELGVRAVITGRRRSQGSDRANLKVLEVDERGLIKVNPLISWGYKEVKDYVDKENVPYNPLLDQGYRSIGDVHSTAPPDPNAINNDAGERSGRWQGKSKTECGLHTNYFEMKKKFEEKAKNGGQ; encoded by the exons ATGACGAATAGCGAAATCCTCACACCTCAATATACTCCCGAGGAGATCGAAAAGTTCAACCTTGAATTGGAGAACAAGTCACCTCAGGATATACTGAGATGGGCTATTGATaatcttgatggattgtaTCAGACGACTGCGTTTGGATT GACCGGTACTGCCGCTTTGGatatgatatcgaagatgtcacaggagagggaagagatcCATCTTGTTCCTTTG ATATTCATCGATACCCTACACCATTTCCCCGAAACTCTCCAACTCTCCCAGACAGCCTCTGAAAACTATCTCGCGGAGTTGCACACCTACAAACCCCAGGGTGCAGACACCGCCGAAGAGTTCGCTGTGAAATACGGCGAGAAGTTATGGGAAACCGACGAGGCTAGTTACGATTACCTCGTCAAGGTCGAACCTGCCGCTAGGGCGTATAAGGAGTTGGGTGTGAGGGCGGTGATCACTGGACGAAGGAGGTCTCAGGGGTCGGATAGAGCGAATCTGAAGGTTTTAGAAGTCGATGAGAGAGGtctgatcaaggtgaatccGTTGATTAGTTGGGGGTACAAGGAGGTTAAAGATTACGTGGATAAGGA GAACGTCCCCTACAACCCATTGCTCGATCAGGGATATAGGTCGATAGGTGATGTTCACTCCACCGCACCTCCCGATCCTAACGCCATTAACAACGACGCAGGAGAGAGGAGCGGTAGGTGGCAAGGGAAGTCCAAGACGGAATGCGGATTACACACCAATTATTtcgagatgaagaagaagtttgaaGAAAAAGCTAAGAATGGTGGGCAGTGA
- a CDS encoding isocitrate lyase translates to MSEDSWLSPTSIEEWWSTPSQSGIKRPYSADTVASLRDVFPENHHSNAMALKLRSIFGRVQKDKSVNLTTSVIDPVTAQIMAEVGFETLYISGGMSATTDTATNDPGPDLADYTYDTVPKKVSTIYRSQLLQSRTARVNKTGKEEIPLLPIIADADSGHGQHTATMKLVKLFVQSGVSGFHLDDLVSGIKRHDGKDGLSSVLVPTGEYLRRLVAAKLQLDIMGSEVVSIARTDAETATHITSTIDHRDRPFILGATVPLKQHFIHTEGNSAREEWKREAKLSTLDDHFQSSHPDLYDQFKEETSKMNVSEALSIAQKLVSSFYWNYESPRTSEGWYAFKGGVQAAVSRANVAANISDVVWACAHGYNPDRAEAFAKGVQEVHEGKWMAYNVTGGFPDDGSADEQVKNIPSQLSSLGYVWLFLPIAGLTTVGLGSQTAMKSIKEHGLYGYLSEVSWPAARHAAAADGTSPEWWWKVMGKLADDAADAIGEGL, encoded by the exons ATGTCGGAAGACTCATGGCTCTCACCCACCTCAATCGAAGAGTGGTGGTCAACCCCTTCTCAATCAGGTATCAAGCGACCTTACTCAGCCGACACAGTCGCATCACTCCGAGATGTCTTTCCAGAGAATCACCATTCAAACGCTATGGCTCTCAAGCTCAGAAGTATCTTCGGGAGAGTACAGAAAGACAAATCCGTCAATCTGACTACTAGCGTGATCGATCCCGTCACTGCTCAGATCATGGCTGAAGTTGGTTTCG AAACGTTATATATCTCAGGTGGGATGTCTGCTACTACAGATACTGCTACGAATGATCCTGGACCTGATCTT GCAGATTACACATACGACACCGTTCCAAAGAAAGTATCAACcatctatcgatctcaacTTCTTCAGTCACGTACGGCCAGAGTCAACAAGACGGGTAAAGAGGAAATACCTTTATTACCTATCATCGCAGATGCAGATTCAGGTCATGGTCAACATACAGCCACCATGAAATTGGTTAAACTATTCGTTCAAAGTGGTGTATCGGGATTCcatttggatgatctggtcTCGGGGATCAAGAGACACGACGGGAAAGATGGATTATCAAGTGTATTGGTACCTACCGGTGAATatttgaggagattggtAGCTGCGAAATTACAATTGGATATAATGGG ATCCGAAGTTGTTTCAATCGCTCGAACGGATGCCGAGACAGCCACCCACATCACATCGACTATCGACCACCGAGATCGACCTTTCATCCTGGGTGCTACGGTCCCTCTGAAACAGCATTTCATCCATACCGAAGGAAATTCAGcaagggaagaatggaagagagaagctAAATTATCTACTTTGGATGATCAtttccaatcatcccatccggATCTATATGATCAATTTAAAGAAGAAACTTCAAAAATGAACGTATCTGAAGCACTTTCGATAGCTCAAAAGctcgtttcttctttttactGGAACTATGAGAGTCCGCGAACTTCCGAGGGATGGTACGCTTTCAAAGGTGGGGTTCAAGCTGCTGTGAGCAGAGCCAACGTAGCTGCCAATATCTCTGATGTCGTATGGGCCTGTGCACACGGTTACAATCCGGATAGAGCAGAAGCATTTGCCAAAGGTGTTCAGGAGGTACATGAAGGTAAATGGATGGCTTATAATGTAACAGGTGGATTCCcagatgatg GTTCAGCAGATGAACAAGTGAAAAATATACCTTCCCAATTATCTTCCTTAGGATACGTATGGCTCTTCTTGCCTATAGCCGGATTGACAACAGTTGGATTAGGTTCTCAAACAGCTATGAAATCCATTAAAGAACATGGACTGTATGGTTATCTGTCTGAGGTATCTTGGCCTGCTGCAAGACATGCGGCTGCGGCCGATGGGACAAGTCCAGAATGGTGGTGGAAAGTCATGGGTAAATTGGCGGATGACGCTGCGGATGCTATTGGCGAGGGGTTATAG